In one Lolium rigidum isolate FL_2022 chromosome 3, APGP_CSIRO_Lrig_0.1, whole genome shotgun sequence genomic region, the following are encoded:
- the LOC124702840 gene encoding uncharacterized protein LOC124702840 has translation MAMAVIHLVRPALTPSPLLGPRGRRASRLRVRCRVGGDEGDGGRGGEDDAPESLFAKELRRRGMSAGSVPSGEMAGAAAEAEAEEGGPGGEEGRKRVVGAAAAEFERAAAGADGQRERSMALNSEGIEGLVPRAKLLLSLGGTFFLAFGPLIIVTVSLFAGLYLCFGQSFIHDGSKKPVTPPPYIDPYELLEDDRISRPSMDVF, from the exons ATGGCCATGGCCGTGATCCACCTCGTGCGACCGGCCCTCACGCCGTCGCCTTTGCTGgggccgcgtgggcggcgcgcGTCGCGCCTACGCGTGAGGTGCCGCGTCGGTGGGGACGAGGGGGATGGGGGCCGGGGCGGCGAGGATGATGCGCCAGAGTCGCTGTTCGCCAAGGAGCTGAGGCGAAGGGGGATGTCGGCGGGGTCAGTCCCTTCGGGGGAGATGGCGGGGGCAGCGGCAGAGGCGGAGGCGGAAGAGGGAGGGCctgggggagaggaggggaggaagCGTGTGGTCGGGGCGGCGGCCGCGGAGTTCGAGAGGGCCGCAGCCGGGGCGGACGGGCAGAGAGAGCGGTCCATGGCGCTCAACAGCGAGGGCATTGAG GGTCTAGTACCACGGGCAAAGTTGTTATTATCACTAGGTGGTACTTTCTTCCTGGCATTTGGCCCTCTGATTATTGTCACAGTTTCTCTTTTTGCTGGCCTTTATCTG TGTTTTGGGCAAAGCTTTATACATGATGGGAGTAAGAAACCCGTGACACCACCACCATACATCGATCCATATGAGCTACTGGAAGATGATAGGATCTCCCGGCCCTCCATGGATGTGTTCTGA